The following are encoded in a window of Roseivirga misakiensis genomic DNA:
- a CDS encoding ankyrin repeat domain-containing protein encodes MKVRIFASLLLIFGLCLQLDAVAQKSNTLLDRGFWRSKPSVEEVKKKVQEGHSPTEFTSSMFDATTYAILEGNDLSVVKYLLSQGNDVNKITHDKRTYLHWAAYRGQTEIMEHLIASGIKTELVDDGGNSAMLFAARAGQSNKKVYELLTQNGVDIKERNERNGRNVLLTFAGRMQDTKMLDYFIGLGVDINQTDNNGNGIFHYAAVTRNKELLQKLVKDYKVDFKANAKTGENAFHFATNRNFDEEEASAIPLFEYFESLGLDPAKTTISGRNSLHNLAYRANDVALLEYFVQKGTNINQVDQDGNTVLINAAARGSLEKVKFIANTSDDINAKNKDGFSSFSRALKFNSMEVVEFLSNAGAKVELKAEGAYDLGYHVVDATRRDLDLFDQKMNFLISKGYDPKTPQFDGKSLLHVAIARQDVDLLKRLIALGIDINAKDSNGQTILHHAAMLAETSDLLKFLIASGADKNAKTEFEESAYDLALENEILGADSANIQFLKSQR; translated from the coding sequence ATGAAAGTGAGAATATTCGCATCCCTTTTACTCATTTTTGGACTGTGTCTTCAATTAGATGCCGTCGCTCAAAAGTCTAACACGCTTCTCGATCGAGGGTTTTGGCGATCGAAACCTTCTGTTGAAGAAGTAAAAAAGAAAGTACAAGAAGGCCACTCTCCTACCGAGTTTACATCCTCTATGTTTGACGCTACCACGTACGCTATCTTAGAAGGTAATGATCTATCGGTTGTCAAATACCTACTAAGTCAAGGTAACGATGTGAACAAAATCACCCATGATAAGAGAACTTATCTGCACTGGGCGGCCTACAGAGGTCAGACTGAAATCATGGAGCACCTTATAGCTTCTGGCATAAAAACTGAGCTAGTTGACGATGGTGGAAACTCAGCCATGCTATTTGCAGCACGCGCAGGGCAATCAAACAAAAAGGTCTATGAGTTACTCACTCAAAATGGCGTAGATATTAAAGAAAGAAATGAGCGAAATGGTAGAAATGTACTGCTGACATTTGCTGGAAGAATGCAAGACACCAAAATGCTTGATTATTTTATTGGGCTTGGTGTAGATATCAATCAAACGGATAACAATGGCAATGGTATCTTCCATTATGCAGCTGTTACGCGAAATAAGGAATTACTACAAAAGCTGGTGAAAGACTATAAAGTGGACTTTAAAGCGAATGCTAAAACTGGCGAAAATGCCTTCCACTTTGCTACCAATCGTAATTTTGATGAAGAGGAAGCTTCTGCAATTCCATTGTTTGAGTATTTCGAAAGTCTTGGCTTAGATCCAGCTAAAACGACCATTTCTGGAAGAAACTCCCTTCACAATCTTGCTTATCGCGCGAATGACGTTGCCTTACTCGAATATTTCGTCCAAAAAGGAACCAACATCAACCAAGTAGATCAAGATGGCAACACTGTTTTAATAAATGCTGCAGCCCGAGGAAGTCTTGAAAAAGTCAAATTTATTGCGAATACTTCGGACGATATCAACGCGAAGAACAAAGACGGTTTTTCGAGCTTTTCGCGTGCCCTCAAATTCAACTCCATGGAGGTAGTTGAGTTTCTATCAAACGCTGGCGCAAAAGTTGAGTTAAAAGCCGAAGGAGCATACGATCTTGGTTATCATGTGGTAGATGCAACAAGACGAGACCTTGACCTTTTTGATCAGAAAATGAATTTCTTGATTTCGAAGGGTTATGATCCCAAAACTCCCCAATTCGATGGTAAAAGCTTATTACATGTGGCAATTGCCAGGCAAGATGTTGATTTGCTCAAAAGACTGATTGCCTTAGGAATTGATATCAACGCCAAGGATAGCAACGGACAAACAATCTTACACCATGCAGCAATGCTTGCTGAAACAAGCGATTTACTCAAGTTCCTTATTGCTTCCGGAGCAGACAAGAATGCAAAAACTGAATTCGAAGAGTCTGCCTATGACTTGGCTTTGGAAAACGAAATCTTAGGAGCCGATAGTGCTAATATTCAATTCTTAAAATCTCAGAGATAA
- a CDS encoding GTP-binding protein, giving the protein MKKLPVTVLSGFLGAGKTTLLNHVLHNKEGLRVAVIVNDMSEVNIDAELVKQGNTLSRTDERLVEMSNGCICCTLREDLIEEVAKLALENKYEYLLIESTGISEPLPVAQTFWFESDELEVNLSDVCSLDTMVTVIDAFNFLKDFGSADTLVSREMNDEAEDSRTIVDLLTDQVEFANVILINKTDLVSQSDLKLLKDILSSLNPGAKVIESEFGKVPLNKVLGTESFDYETTSQLADWIKELETEHTPETEEYGISSFVFSDKRPFHPERFWQYVSLMWPTNIIRSKGLFWIASRPDHALTWGQAGGSLRTDSAGVWWCSMPFEERTRYESFVENRAQIESDWSKFFGDRKNELVIIGQNLDQPKIQSELEQCLCTVEEIMDWQEGKEFVDNWPIQTEF; this is encoded by the coding sequence ATGAAAAAATTACCAGTTACTGTTTTATCTGGGTTCTTAGGAGCCGGTAAAACTACTTTGCTCAATCATGTATTGCATAATAAGGAGGGATTGCGCGTAGCTGTAATCGTAAACGATATGAGCGAGGTTAATATTGATGCCGAGTTGGTCAAGCAAGGGAATACATTAAGCCGAACCGATGAGCGCTTAGTAGAGATGAGCAACGGGTGTATTTGCTGTACACTTCGGGAAGATCTCATTGAGGAAGTGGCCAAGCTGGCATTAGAAAATAAGTATGAGTATTTATTGATAGAAAGTACTGGGATTTCAGAACCACTTCCTGTAGCCCAGACATTTTGGTTTGAGAGTGATGAGCTAGAAGTCAATCTTTCAGATGTCTGTAGTTTGGATACAATGGTGACGGTGATAGATGCCTTTAACTTTTTGAAAGACTTTGGTTCTGCCGATACCTTAGTTAGTCGAGAAATGAATGATGAGGCAGAGGATAGTCGTACGATCGTCGATTTACTGACGGATCAAGTCGAGTTTGCAAATGTGATATTAATCAACAAAACAGATTTGGTAAGTCAGTCTGACTTAAAATTGCTCAAGGATATACTATCAAGCTTGAACCCTGGGGCGAAAGTTATCGAATCTGAGTTTGGTAAGGTACCATTGAATAAGGTTTTAGGAACCGAAAGCTTCGACTATGAAACCACGTCGCAGTTAGCGGATTGGATCAAAGAATTAGAAACGGAACATACGCCAGAGACTGAAGAGTACGGGATTAGCTCCTTTGTATTCAGTGATAAGCGCCCTTTCCATCCAGAGCGTTTCTGGCAATATGTTTCGCTTATGTGGCCTACTAATATTATTCGAAGTAAGGGCTTGTTCTGGATTGCGTCTAGACCCGACCATGCCTTGACTTGGGGGCAAGCTGGAGGTTCATTAAGAACTGACTCGGCTGGTGTTTGGTGGTGTTCTATGCCATTTGAAGAGCGAACTCGTTATGAGTCTTTTGTTGAAAACAGAGCACAAATTGAATCTGATTGGAGTAAATTCTTTGGAGATCGCAAGAACGAACTCGTGATCATAGGTCAAAATTTAGATCAACCTAAAATACAATCTGAACTAGAACAGTGTCTTTGTACAGTCGAAGAAATCATGGATTGGCAAGAAGGGAAAGAGTTTGTAGATAACTGGCCGATTCAAACGGAGTTTTGA
- a CDS encoding PepSY domain-containing protein, with translation MSSSLWRAAHLWLAIISSVFLLIASVTGAILSFEPIYQKAHNYHIDNADDLSISDVIDNISSVQGEVLNITRDKNGFVAVQSITSDTPFYVNPFSGEKIGDVIRTPEIFEFCRTLHRSLLLGQTGRFLIGLTSVVLLFIALSGFFLILKKQGGLSQYFSKVVKNDFYKDYHTRLSRWLILSVIVLGISGTYLFLERFNVVLVPTLDHQVNETALTDGPAEPIATFTTFNTILLGDLREINFPFADFPDEYYELKLRDKELLVNQFNGEVLSEVSYPIVQLIYQISFNLHTGEGTTIWAAILGLTGIGTLFFIYSGFKIFLKRDRSKIVNPFSKDDCSMVILVGSEQGSTMRFAKALQAGLLKSKAKVYLTSLNNYEAYQSIEHLFILTSTYGVGEAPASADKFFQKLADKRQPRSYGYSVLGFGSKAYPDFCQYAIEVDLKMQQVAEAKPLLPLYKVNEESKPEFMTWLGAIGQVLHQKITINDKDLAAAKKKQLSFKVSQKQDSQNNADQTFYLELKTSKKTLKDYRSGDLLEITPPDETRERLYSMSVDHEKSTIGLSIRKHEAGICSTFLGDQISGNKLYGRLKSNPEFHFPKEAPGVILIANGTGIAPYLGMLAESSLSQHVSLFWGGQNKASYQLYESRINEALANGKLNRVYTAFSRENGTKEYVQDAIAKELDNITTALNQGYVVMICGGLNMQKAVENKLDAHLKSSSGISVETLKTRNQIKADCY, from the coding sequence ATGTCATCATCATTGTGGCGAGCCGCTCACCTTTGGCTAGCTATAATAAGTTCAGTATTTCTTTTAATAGCGTCTGTCACAGGCGCTATTTTGTCTTTTGAACCTATTTATCAAAAGGCGCACAATTACCACATTGATAACGCCGATGATCTTTCGATTAGCGATGTAATCGATAATATCAGCTCAGTACAAGGTGAAGTGCTGAATATCACTCGTGATAAAAACGGTTTTGTTGCTGTTCAAAGCATTACATCTGATACCCCGTTTTATGTCAATCCATTTAGTGGAGAAAAAATTGGCGATGTCATCAGAACGCCTGAAATATTCGAGTTTTGTCGAACCCTTCATCGTTCTTTGTTATTAGGACAAACTGGTAGATTTCTCATTGGACTTACCTCTGTGGTCCTACTTTTTATTGCCTTAAGTGGCTTTTTCCTCATTCTTAAAAAGCAAGGGGGACTGAGTCAATACTTTTCTAAGGTTGTTAAAAACGACTTTTATAAAGATTACCATACACGTTTAAGTCGCTGGTTGATTTTATCTGTCATCGTACTTGGTATTTCAGGGACCTATCTTTTTCTGGAGCGTTTCAACGTGGTATTAGTACCAACTTTAGATCATCAGGTCAATGAGACTGCGCTAACTGACGGGCCTGCTGAGCCTATCGCTACTTTCACCACTTTTAATACCATTTTACTAGGAGATTTAAGAGAAATTAATTTTCCCTTTGCCGATTTTCCTGATGAGTATTATGAGCTCAAACTTCGTGATAAAGAACTTTTGGTGAATCAATTTAATGGAGAGGTGCTCAGCGAAGTTTCTTATCCCATCGTGCAGTTAATCTACCAAATCAGTTTTAACCTCCATACCGGAGAGGGTACTACAATCTGGGCTGCTATACTTGGGCTCACAGGAATAGGCACACTATTTTTTATTTATAGTGGGTTTAAAATCTTCTTGAAAAGGGATAGATCAAAAATTGTCAACCCTTTTTCAAAGGATGATTGTTCGATGGTGATTTTAGTGGGATCTGAACAGGGCAGTACTATGCGGTTTGCCAAAGCACTACAAGCTGGTTTATTGAAATCGAAGGCGAAAGTTTACTTAACGAGTCTGAATAACTATGAAGCCTACCAAAGCATAGAACACCTTTTTATTTTAACTTCTACTTATGGTGTGGGGGAAGCACCAGCGAGTGCTGACAAATTCTTTCAAAAACTAGCAGATAAAAGGCAACCGAGATCTTACGGCTATTCGGTTTTAGGCTTTGGAAGTAAGGCCTACCCTGACTTTTGTCAGTATGCGATTGAAGTAGATTTGAAAATGCAACAAGTGGCAGAGGCTAAACCTTTACTCCCGCTTTATAAAGTCAATGAGGAGTCGAAGCCAGAATTCATGACTTGGCTAGGTGCGATCGGCCAGGTACTTCATCAAAAGATTACCATAAACGACAAGGATTTAGCCGCAGCCAAGAAGAAACAGCTTTCTTTCAAAGTCTCTCAAAAACAAGATTCTCAGAATAACGCTGACCAAACTTTCTACCTTGAATTAAAAACCTCGAAAAAAACCCTTAAAGATTATCGATCAGGAGATTTGCTCGAAATAACGCCTCCTGATGAGACTAGAGAACGCCTTTATTCCATGTCTGTAGATCATGAGAAGTCTACAATAGGTTTAAGTATTAGAAAGCACGAAGCTGGTATTTGCTCTACATTTCTAGGCGATCAAATCAGTGGCAATAAGCTATACGGTAGGCTCAAGTCTAACCCTGAGTTTCACTTTCCAAAAGAAGCGCCTGGCGTAATTTTGATAGCAAACGGAACTGGAATTGCTCCATATTTAGGAATGTTAGCTGAAAGTTCGCTATCTCAACATGTTTCATTGTTTTGGGGAGGACAAAATAAAGCATCCTACCAACTTTATGAGAGCCGCATCAATGAAGCTTTAGCTAATGGCAAGTTGAATAGAGTTTATACTGCATTTTCTCGAGAAAACGGCACCAAAGAATATGTTCAAGACGCAATTGCCAAAGAATTGGACAACATTACTACTGCACTGAACCAAGGGTATGTGGTAATGATTTGTGGTGGCTTAAACATGCAAAAAGCAGTTGAAAATAAACTTGATGCGCACCTAAAAAGTAGTTCGGGAATAAGTGTAGAAACGCTAAAAACACGGAATCAGATTAAGGCAGATTGTTACTAA
- a CDS encoding DUF2271 domain-containing protein — MKTKFLLIVTLVAASISFGFQSTTSEEISYKCLIQLTNYGGEGAYVVLSLLNDQGEYVETLSVHGDDEDWYEDLPAWYEFYPPNKEKIDGMAGASISSGGRKVASLKVDASLINAGYKLRFETAVEDQDYHEKDLEIDLTEEVAGQRLKGNGYIRYVQLIKK; from the coding sequence ATGAAAACGAAATTTTTACTAATTGTCACTTTAGTAGCTGCTTCTATCAGTTTCGGATTCCAGTCGACTACATCGGAGGAGATTTCTTATAAATGCCTCATTCAATTGACCAATTATGGTGGAGAAGGAGCATATGTTGTGCTTTCTTTACTAAACGATCAGGGAGAGTATGTTGAAACACTATCCGTACATGGCGATGACGAAGATTGGTATGAGGACTTACCTGCTTGGTATGAGTTTTACCCACCAAACAAAGAAAAAATCGACGGTATGGCGGGCGCTTCAATCTCAAGTGGTGGCCGAAAAGTAGCTAGTCTTAAAGTGGACGCTTCCTTGATTAATGCCGGTTACAAACTCAGGTTCGAGACTGCCGTTGAAGATCAGGATTACCATGAAAAAGACTTAGAAATTGACCTCACCGAAGAAGTAGCAGGTCAACGTTTAAAAGGAAATGGCTACATCCGCTATGTCCAATTGATCAAAAAATAG
- a CDS encoding Fur family transcriptional regulator: MNTQEVKTILGKYKCRATTIRVKALQFLANKERAFSISEIESSLTEVDRVTIYRTLNSFVELGIVSKVLNSKGVTYYFYKGVDHTDKCQHPHLHCKSCDKVICLPEYPESYLNALNSYNAEYIPVLMEGKCERCVEH, from the coding sequence ATGAACACACAAGAAGTCAAAACGATTTTAGGTAAGTACAAATGTAGGGCTACTACTATTAGAGTGAAGGCACTACAATTCCTTGCCAATAAAGAAAGGGCATTTTCCATTTCCGAAATAGAATCAAGCCTGACTGAAGTCGATCGCGTTACCATTTATAGAACGCTCAATTCATTTGTTGAATTGGGGATAGTCTCAAAAGTGCTGAATAGTAAAGGAGTGACTTACTATTTCTATAAGGGAGTAGATCATACGGATAAGTGTCAGCATCCGCACCTCCATTGTAAATCCTGTGACAAAGTCATATGCTTACCAGAATATCCAGAAAGCTATTTAAATGCACTCAATAGCTACAATGCAGAATACATTCCTGTGTTAATGGAAGGTAAGTGTGAGCGCTGTGTTGAACATTGA